One stretch of Pigmentiphaga aceris DNA includes these proteins:
- the glcE gene encoding glycolate oxidase subunit GlcE, with product MDSLLSDLRARVILAQASGKPVSIHGGGTKDFLGMKGTGTALDMSQYAGIVSYEPTELVVTARAGTTLVELESLLAENGQMLAFEPPHFGPGATLGGCIATGLSGPRRAAAGSARDFVLGVKLLDAHGRMLTFGGEVMKNVAGYDVSRILTGSLGMLGVMLEVSVKVLPRPERELTLRYAMLEAAAIERLAAWGAQPLPITASSWVAADGGGELRIRLSGSPSAVDSGRARLGGDVVPAAEADAWWQSLREQTLPFFAARPLWRVSVPPVTPPLALGDTVIEWNGGQRWVSTTQPAEAVRSAAAALGGHATLFRPESIDEARRVGVFHPLDPVVEGIHRRLKSEFDPQGIFNPGRMYSYL from the coding sequence ATGGATTCCTTGCTGTCCGACCTTCGCGCGCGGGTGATTCTTGCGCAGGCAAGCGGCAAACCTGTGTCCATTCACGGTGGCGGCACCAAAGACTTTCTGGGCATGAAAGGCACTGGCACCGCGCTGGACATGAGTCAGTACGCGGGCATCGTGAGTTACGAACCAACCGAATTGGTGGTGACAGCTCGCGCTGGCACCACGCTGGTCGAACTGGAGTCACTGCTGGCTGAAAACGGCCAGATGCTGGCGTTCGAACCTCCGCACTTCGGCCCTGGTGCGACGCTGGGCGGCTGTATTGCCACTGGCTTGTCCGGTCCCAGGCGGGCAGCAGCAGGGTCAGCGCGAGACTTCGTATTGGGCGTGAAGCTGCTGGATGCACACGGTCGGATGCTGACCTTCGGCGGCGAGGTCATGAAGAACGTGGCGGGGTATGACGTGTCGCGGATATTGACGGGGTCCTTGGGCATGCTGGGCGTGATGCTCGAAGTATCGGTAAAGGTCTTGCCCCGGCCCGAACGCGAATTGACCTTGCGTTACGCCATGCTCGAAGCCGCCGCCATCGAACGTCTGGCCGCATGGGGCGCGCAACCGCTGCCGATCACGGCCAGTTCCTGGGTGGCGGCAGACGGCGGCGGTGAGCTGCGCATTCGTCTGTCTGGCTCACCCAGCGCGGTGGATTCCGGGCGCGCGCGCCTGGGCGGTGACGTGGTGCCTGCTGCTGAAGCCGACGCATGGTGGCAATCCCTGCGTGAACAGACCCTGCCGTTCTTTGCCGCTCGCCCCCTGTGGCGCGTGTCGGTGCCGCCTGTCACGCCGCCGCTGGCATTGGGCGATACCGTCATCGAATGGAACGGCGGGCAGCGCTGGGTATCGACCACGCAACCTGCCGAGGCAGTGCGCAGCGCTGCCGCTGCATTGGGCGGCCACGCCACCTTGTTCCGGCCCGAATCGATCGACGAAGCACGTCGCGTGGGGGTATTCCACCCGCTTGATCCGGTGGTGGAAGGCATTCATCGCCGTCTGAAAAGCGAGTTCGATCCGCAGGGGATTTTCAACCCCGGCCGCATGTATTCCTACCTTTGA
- a CDS encoding FAD-linked oxidase C-terminal domain-containing protein: MNAPLDAAQDALTIARRQAEVVAALRHVVPEHCVMYREEEVRPYECDGLSLFRELPMVVVLPETESQVQEILRLCKRLQVPVVARGAGTGLSGGAMPHAGGVLLGMAKFNQIRRLDARTCTAVVQPGVRNLAISEAAAPYNLYYAPDPSSQIACSIGGNVAENSGGVHCLKYGLTVHNVLRVRMVTMDGDIAELGSEALDAPGLDLLAVFIGSEGMLGVVTEVTVKLVPKPALAQVIMASFDHVETAADAVAGIIAAGIIPAGLEMMDKRATAIVEPFVQAGYDLDAAAILLCESDGTPETVAAEIARMTDVFERSGATRIQVSASEAERLRFWAGRKNAFPAAGRASPDYYCMDGTIPRRQVGRVLLAIQEMEVRYDMRCANVFHAGDGNLHPLILFDANDPDSVRRAEDFGAEILELCVQVGGTVTGEHGVGIEKINQMCVQFTREELDAFHAVKHAFDPGGLLNPNKVIPTLARCAEYGRMHVHAGELRFPELPRF; the protein is encoded by the coding sequence ATGAACGCCCCCCTCGATGCTGCTCAGGATGCGTTGACGATTGCGCGCCGACAGGCCGAGGTCGTGGCGGCGCTGCGCCATGTGGTTCCCGAGCACTGCGTGATGTATCGCGAAGAAGAAGTTCGGCCTTACGAATGCGATGGCCTGTCGCTGTTCCGGGAACTGCCTATGGTGGTGGTGCTGCCGGAGACCGAGAGCCAGGTGCAGGAAATTCTTCGGCTGTGCAAGCGTTTGCAGGTGCCCGTGGTGGCGCGGGGCGCGGGTACGGGTCTGTCGGGGGGTGCCATGCCGCATGCCGGTGGTGTGTTGCTGGGCATGGCCAAGTTCAATCAGATTCGCAGGCTCGACGCCCGTACCTGTACGGCCGTGGTGCAGCCCGGGGTGCGCAATCTTGCGATCTCTGAAGCCGCCGCGCCCTACAACCTGTATTACGCGCCAGACCCATCCAGCCAGATCGCGTGCAGCATTGGCGGCAATGTGGCTGAAAATTCTGGCGGCGTGCATTGCCTGAAGTACGGGCTGACGGTGCACAACGTGTTGCGGGTTCGCATGGTCACCATGGATGGCGACATCGCAGAGCTGGGCAGCGAGGCATTGGATGCACCCGGTCTGGACCTGCTGGCGGTCTTCATCGGGTCGGAAGGCATGCTGGGCGTGGTGACGGAAGTGACCGTGAAGCTGGTGCCCAAACCTGCGCTGGCGCAGGTCATCATGGCCAGCTTTGATCATGTCGAGACGGCCGCCGATGCGGTTGCCGGCATCATTGCTGCCGGCATCATCCCGGCAGGGTTGGAGATGATGGACAAGCGCGCCACGGCCATCGTCGAACCCTTTGTGCAGGCGGGCTATGACCTGGACGCCGCCGCCATTTTGTTGTGCGAATCCGATGGCACCCCCGAGACGGTTGCTGCTGAAATTGCCCGCATGACCGATGTGTTCGAGCGCAGTGGTGCCACACGTATTCAAGTGTCGGCATCCGAAGCTGAACGGCTGCGCTTCTGGGCTGGGCGCAAGAACGCATTTCCCGCGGCCGGGCGCGCATCGCCTGATTATTACTGTATGGATGGCACCATTCCCCGCCGGCAGGTAGGCCGTGTGTTGCTGGCGATCCAGGAAATGGAAGTGCGCTACGACATGCGTTGCGCCAACGTTTTCCATGCCGGTGACGGCAATCTGCACCCGCTGATTCTGTTCGATGCCAACGACCCGGATTCAGTGCGTCGGGCCGAAGACTTCGGCGCGGAGATTCTGGAGCTATGTGTGCAGGTTGGCGGCACGGTTACCGGTGAACACGGCGTCGGCATCGAGAAGATCAACCAGATGTGCGTGCAATTCACGCGCGAAGAGCTGGATGCCTTCCATGCCGTCAAGCATGCCTTTGATCCGGGTGGTCTGTTGAATCCGAACAAGGTGATTCCGACGCTGGCGCGTTGCGCGGAATATGGACGCATGCATGTGCATGCCGGTGAACTGCGCTTTCCTGAGTTGCCCCGATTTTGA
- a CDS encoding WecB/TagA/CpsF family glycosyltransferase, with product MNSHSTASDPPRVRLFDLDLVAVDFAQAVTLLVTEATHSGNGAKVVATPNVDHLVRLDGMPAFRARYAHADYLFADGMPLVWASRMLGRPLPERVTGSDLTVALCKEAARHGWRIAMLGGMPGQEATLKALFAKTYPGLQVEIRCPSMQFDPVGAEGNAAAQWIREYAPQLIFVCLGMPKQETWALHHAPALRGGVVLCVGAAMDFALGLQRRAPLAVQKSGFEWLWRLGSNPRRLWRRYLVDDRKFLSLLWREWRRSRDASN from the coding sequence GTGAATTCGCATTCCACCGCATCCGATCCGCCGCGTGTACGCCTTTTCGATCTTGATCTGGTCGCTGTCGACTTTGCTCAAGCAGTGACATTGCTGGTCACAGAAGCGACACATTCCGGCAATGGTGCCAAGGTTGTCGCCACGCCCAATGTGGACCATCTGGTGCGACTCGATGGCATGCCGGCATTTCGTGCCCGGTATGCCCATGCGGATTATCTGTTTGCAGATGGCATGCCCTTGGTATGGGCCAGCCGCATGTTGGGCCGCCCGTTGCCGGAACGCGTGACCGGATCGGATCTGACCGTTGCGCTGTGCAAGGAAGCTGCGCGTCATGGTTGGCGAATTGCGATGCTGGGCGGCATGCCTGGCCAGGAAGCCACGCTGAAAGCCCTGTTTGCAAAGACCTATCCGGGTTTGCAGGTTGAAATTCGTTGCCCGTCCATGCAGTTCGACCCGGTCGGCGCTGAGGGCAACGCGGCAGCACAGTGGATTCGTGAGTACGCCCCGCAATTGATATTCGTGTGCCTTGGCATGCCGAAACAGGAAACCTGGGCCTTGCATCACGCGCCCGCGCTGCGTGGCGGTGTGGTGCTGTGTGTGGGCGCGGCAATGGACTTCGCGCTTGGTCTGCAGCGGCGTGCGCCGCTGGCAGTGCAGAAATCCGGCTTCGAGTGGCTGTGGCGGCTCGGCAGCAACCCCCGTCGTCTATGGCGTCGTTATCTGGTCGATGACCGGAAGTTCCTGAGCCTGCTTTGGCGGGAATGGCGTCGCAGCCGCGACGCCAGCAACTGA
- a CDS encoding undecaprenyl-phosphate glucose phosphotransferase — protein MSERLTRHDRLFFVLAGAGSAVLAVALFLGLQWRWEVEMNDKSLLLVIAVSTFTIFYRFPLLLSARRTLYMARRAIGRWINLMVIVLMAYFLVPSMNASVPREMMELWALLTLPVLLLALIVMRKSALGLYASASEVRKAIFLLPGDEANLLGMRLRRSPVLGIEVAGYYGEPPSANPDRIVTAIDIPPPLPRLGDLNDALKAISTNTYHVVFVGMRVLQQEKEREVAQALGNSTASIYLVPEARLFGYFTMASTDIAGVPLLALHENHILGLSRLLKRTVDLVLSAIALTMLAPIMLMIALGIRFTSPGPVFFRQARYGLNGEAIQIFKFRSMHTKQTVEESTMVKQAVMGDPRVTKLGRFLRKSSLDELPQLFNVLMGDMSLVGPRPHAAAHNEMYRSLITGYMLRHTVKPGITGWAQVNGLRGETETLDKMRRRIEYDHHYIQNWSLNLDIRIMFMTLRTLFWDKAAY, from the coding sequence ATGTCGGAACGCCTGACGCGACATGACCGTCTTTTCTTTGTACTGGCTGGTGCGGGCAGCGCCGTGCTGGCCGTTGCCCTGTTCCTGGGCCTTCAATGGCGCTGGGAAGTAGAAATGAACGACAAAAGCCTGCTACTGGTGATTGCCGTCAGCACTTTCACGATCTTCTATCGCTTCCCGCTGCTGCTCAGCGCGCGCCGCACCTTGTACATGGCCAGGCGCGCCATCGGCCGCTGGATCAACCTGATGGTGATCGTGCTGATGGCCTACTTCCTGGTGCCCAGCATGAACGCGTCCGTGCCCAGGGAAATGATGGAGCTATGGGCGCTGCTGACCTTGCCGGTGCTGTTGCTGGCGTTGATCGTCATGCGCAAATCGGCGTTGGGGCTTTATGCCAGCGCAAGCGAGGTGCGCAAGGCCATCTTCCTGCTGCCCGGAGACGAAGCAAATCTGCTGGGCATGCGCCTGCGCCGTTCGCCCGTGCTGGGTATTGAGGTGGCTGGCTATTACGGTGAACCGCCAAGTGCCAACCCCGATCGGATCGTCACCGCCATCGACATTCCGCCTCCCTTGCCCAGACTGGGTGACCTGAACGACGCCTTGAAGGCTATATCCACCAACACCTACCACGTGGTGTTTGTTGGCATGCGTGTGCTGCAACAGGAAAAAGAACGGGAAGTTGCGCAGGCCCTGGGAAATTCGACCGCCTCGATCTACCTGGTGCCCGAAGCACGCCTGTTCGGCTATTTCACGATGGCCAGTACCGATATCGCGGGTGTGCCGCTGCTGGCGCTGCACGAGAACCACATCCTGGGTCTGTCGCGTCTGCTGAAACGCACGGTGGATCTGGTGTTGAGCGCAATTGCCCTGACCATGCTGGCACCGATCATGTTGATGATTGCGCTGGGCATCCGCTTCACGTCCCCCGGCCCGGTGTTCTTCCGGCAAGCCCGATATGGCTTGAACGGCGAAGCGATTCAGATCTTCAAATTCCGCAGCATGCACACCAAGCAGACGGTGGAAGAAAGCACGATGGTCAAGCAAGCGGTGATGGGCGACCCGCGCGTGACCAAATTGGGCCGATTCCTGCGAAAGTCGTCGCTGGACGAATTGCCTCAGCTCTTCAATGTGCTGATGGGCGACATGAGCCTGGTCGGCCCACGACCGCACGCCGCCGCACACAACGAGATGTACCGCAGCCTGATCACCGGATACATGCTGCGGCACACCGTCAAACCGGGCATCACTGGCTGGGCCCAGGTCAATGGCCTGCGCGGTGAAACCGAGACACTCGACAAGATGCGACGTCGCATCGAATACGATCATCACTACATCCAGAACTGGTCACTCAATCTGGATATTCGAATCATGTTCATGACTTTGCGCACCCTCTTCTGGGACAAGGCGGCGTACTGA
- a CDS encoding GumC family protein — protein MSTETLPENTLLSIKQITAMLFARRWLMVAITATVLALTVVAVMLTPKAWTASTELYVDYKENDPIGGRAFSAMLDESYMQTQIAMLRSRIVAERVVEQLGLDRSAEFQQAIQVVGRTRAFDAMIKSITDKTETSSSRGSRVVMISHTNKSPEAARDIANAIIEAYVALTQQIATSSARSRSEQYRLQLEQLRGEAEALQAKISTYQRETGIVDQQDTTDVAQRQFNEMSAAATQLQARQQAAQAKNRITEQMLQSGIRPDELPEIAGLLPVADLKSRLNTVSERIENVSNVLGANHPTLRSLVDERAQIQARLKRAAQSALDAQRNELSAIRMESTTLQQNIDTQRGKLLENLQHRDQLSAYRRQLASAEQVYNAALQKYDGLLMASNITQPSITALRQAELPSNPSHPVLRRSLVLGLFAGIFVSLCMSLLLELRQRRIRCDDDVIRGISLPLLGRVGKPDLEVGA, from the coding sequence ATGTCTACTGAAACCCTTCCCGAGAACACACTGCTGTCGATCAAACAGATCACGGCAATGCTGTTTGCACGGCGCTGGCTGATGGTCGCCATCACGGCGACCGTGCTGGCGCTTACCGTGGTGGCGGTGATGCTTACGCCCAAGGCCTGGACGGCGTCCACCGAACTGTATGTGGACTACAAGGAAAACGACCCCATCGGCGGACGGGCTTTCTCGGCCATGCTGGACGAGAGCTACATGCAGACCCAGATCGCCATGTTGCGCAGCCGGATTGTGGCGGAACGGGTGGTCGAACAGCTGGGCCTGGATCGTTCGGCTGAATTCCAGCAAGCCATACAGGTCGTCGGCAGGACACGCGCGTTCGACGCGATGATCAAGTCGATCACCGACAAGACCGAAACCAGCAGCTCGCGCGGCAGCCGTGTGGTGATGATCTCGCACACCAACAAAAGCCCCGAAGCCGCGCGCGACATTGCCAATGCCATCATCGAAGCCTACGTGGCCTTGACCCAGCAGATTGCGACCAGCTCGGCACGTTCGCGCAGCGAGCAGTACCGCCTGCAATTGGAACAGCTGCGCGGTGAAGCCGAAGCCTTGCAGGCCAAGATCAGCACCTACCAGCGCGAAACCGGCATCGTCGACCAACAAGACACCACCGACGTGGCACAGCGCCAGTTCAACGAAATGTCTGCCGCAGCCACGCAGTTGCAAGCACGCCAGCAGGCAGCCCAGGCCAAGAACCGGATTACCGAACAGATGCTGCAAAGTGGCATCCGCCCCGATGAACTGCCGGAAATTGCCGGACTGCTGCCGGTGGCAGACCTGAAGTCGCGGCTGAATACGGTGTCTGAGCGCATCGAAAACGTCAGCAACGTGCTGGGCGCGAACCACCCGACGCTGCGCAGCCTGGTCGATGAGCGTGCCCAGATTCAGGCGCGCCTGAAGCGTGCTGCCCAGTCGGCGCTGGATGCCCAGCGCAACGAACTGTCGGCCATTCGCATGGAAAGCACCACCCTGCAACAGAACATCGACACCCAGCGCGGCAAGCTGCTGGAAAACCTGCAGCACCGCGACCAACTGAGCGCCTACCGCCGACAGCTGGCCAGCGCCGAACAGGTCTACAACGCTGCGCTGCAAAAATATGACGGCCTGCTGATGGCCAGCAACATCACCCAGCCCAGCATTACCGCGCTGCGCCAGGCGGAACTGCCCAGCAATCCGTCGCATCCGGTGCTGCGTCGCAGCCTGGTGCTTGGCTTGTTCGCGGGCATATTCGTCAGCCTGTGCATGTCCTTGTTGCTGGAACTGCGTCAACGCCGCATTCGCTGCGATGACGACGTGATTCGCGGCATTTCGCTTCCCCTGCTTGGCCGTGTCGGCAAGCCTGATCTGGAGGTGGGCGCATGA
- a CDS encoding capsular biosynthesis protein, which yields MSSSPIKIEAGAPPMRLGDRFVQAGLLTPKQVEETIALQNAEQLRFGEAAIRLGFLTDTQLRSVLAEQFNYATANATFPNLSPSLRIAHAPFGREAEAIRQIRGELSIRMTGRQRIVLAVVSPGRGEGKSYIATSLAIAFSQAGQRTLLVNANLRASGQQDMLGVGHSTASGLSSILARHAAPHSGQRVPGFPLLHALGPGPQPPNPIEILREPALKVLIEGWSEDFDVIIFDTPASTTSSDAQAIARQAGACLMVARQDVTRVARLRVAQELMRTSGAEALGLVYNEFDPRSMRRGLRNRIGRVLRKLLPSSDD from the coding sequence ATGAGCTCGTCACCGATCAAGATCGAAGCCGGCGCACCACCTATGCGCCTGGGCGACCGCTTTGTGCAGGCCGGTCTGCTTACGCCAAAGCAGGTCGAAGAAACCATTGCCCTGCAGAACGCGGAACAGCTGCGTTTTGGCGAAGCCGCGATTCGCCTGGGTTTCCTGACCGATACGCAGTTGCGCAGCGTATTGGCCGAACAGTTCAATTACGCCACAGCCAACGCCACCTTCCCCAATCTGTCGCCCTCGCTGCGCATTGCTCATGCGCCCTTTGGACGTGAGGCCGAAGCCATCCGGCAAATTCGCGGCGAGCTGTCGATACGGATGACGGGCCGCCAGCGAATCGTGCTGGCCGTGGTTAGCCCAGGGCGGGGCGAAGGCAAAAGCTATATCGCCACCAGTCTGGCGATTGCATTTTCGCAGGCGGGCCAACGGACCTTGTTGGTCAATGCCAATCTGCGGGCGTCGGGCCAGCAAGACATGCTGGGCGTGGGCCACAGCACCGCCAGCGGTCTGTCTTCGATTCTGGCGCGCCATGCTGCACCGCACTCCGGCCAACGCGTACCAGGATTCCCGCTGTTGCATGCGCTTGGTCCGGGTCCGCAGCCGCCGAATCCGATCGAAATTCTGCGCGAGCCCGCGCTGAAGGTGTTGATCGAAGGCTGGTCGGAAGACTTCGACGTGATCATCTTCGATACGCCTGCGTCCACCACCTCGTCGGATGCGCAGGCGATTGCGCGTCAGGCCGGTGCCTGCCTGATGGTTGCTCGCCAGGATGTCACCCGTGTCGCAAGGCTGCGGGTCGCGCAGGAACTGATGCGCACTTCGGGGGCCGAGGCCTTGGGCCTGGTCTACAACGAATTCGACCCGCGCAGCATGCGCAGAGGCCTGCGCAACCGTATTGGCCGCGTGCTTCGCAAGCTGTTGCCGAGTTCCGATGACTGA
- a CDS encoding O-antigen ligase family protein produces the protein MTERTAANGLRPDVPTGGQPRAAPGIWGVSWEHLATGALVVFSIVFSLVPTSFNMTEIGPEATHEISGGSSIRQIQFGALFLLAAFLCWRHASTSVRLLTRGLNPFMPLTLLYCGASTLWSAYPTISIKRTILFIGLLLIGAAISPPIGSPRQFTRATLVALTALCGASAVVAIALPHIGVDTMLGGAWRGILWQKNMLGSIAGIGVMLWLREWLARTVPGPICIGGFLLCLLVLVMAKSATSILVTTMGIAIYLACRRTWLAGNSPGLRIALGGAVVLVLTVHLWYTAVGEMPDWQDIAGPIAGLFNKSTDLTGRADIWRLTLYAAMQHPVWGIGYGAFWTGEDGPAQFIADALAWMPAHAHNGYIDIFNELGAVGSSLVAGLLLWHAYQLARLFWIDREDAAIHTALFALIIVSNFSESQLLAEVSFQNLMFIYSSVTMSATLWMAKRARIEQALAALGRQRE, from the coding sequence ATGACTGAACGCACGGCCGCCAACGGCCTGCGCCCGGATGTGCCCACCGGCGGCCAGCCGCGCGCTGCGCCCGGCATCTGGGGTGTGTCCTGGGAACACCTGGCAACCGGGGCGCTGGTGGTATTCAGCATCGTGTTTTCGCTGGTACCCACCTCGTTCAATATGACCGAGATCGGCCCCGAAGCCACCCACGAAATTTCGGGCGGCTCGTCGATCCGGCAGATTCAGTTCGGTGCGCTGTTCCTGCTTGCCGCTTTCCTGTGCTGGCGTCATGCCAGCACCAGCGTGCGCTTGCTGACGCGTGGCCTGAATCCGTTCATGCCGCTCACCTTGCTGTATTGCGGCGCATCCACCCTGTGGTCAGCCTACCCGACGATCAGCATCAAACGCACCATTCTGTTTATCGGACTGCTGCTGATCGGCGCAGCCATCTCGCCGCCCATCGGTTCCCCACGCCAGTTCACCCGCGCCACACTGGTTGCCCTGACGGCGCTGTGCGGCGCATCTGCCGTGGTGGCGATTGCCTTGCCGCATATTGGCGTGGACACCATGCTGGGCGGCGCTTGGCGCGGCATTCTGTGGCAGAAGAACATGCTTGGCTCGATTGCAGGCATCGGCGTCATGCTGTGGCTGCGTGAATGGCTGGCGCGCACCGTCCCAGGCCCCATCTGCATTGGCGGTTTCTTGTTATGCCTGCTGGTGCTGGTGATGGCCAAGAGCGCTACATCCATCCTGGTTACCACCATGGGCATCGCCATCTACCTGGCCTGCCGCCGCACCTGGCTGGCGGGCAACAGCCCCGGGCTGCGCATTGCGCTGGGTGGCGCGGTGGTGTTGGTGCTGACGGTTCACCTTTGGTATACCGCCGTGGGTGAAATGCCCGACTGGCAGGACATCGCCGGCCCGATTGCAGGCCTGTTCAACAAAAGCACCGACCTGACCGGACGCGCCGACATCTGGCGACTGACCTTGTACGCGGCCATGCAACACCCTGTCTGGGGAATCGGCTACGGCGCGTTCTGGACCGGCGAAGACGGCCCGGCGCAATTCATTGCCGATGCGCTTGCCTGGATGCCCGCCCACGCGCACAACGGCTACATCGACATCTTCAACGAGCTGGGCGCGGTGGGGTCCAGCCTGGTGGCGGGCTTGTTGCTGTGGCACGCGTACCAATTGGCGCGGCTGTTCTGGATCGATCGCGAAGATGCGGCGATTCACACCGCACTGTTCGCGCTGATCATCGTCAGTAATTTCTCGGAAAGCCAATTGCTGGCCGAGGTGTCGTTCCAGAACCTGATGTTCATCTATTCCTCGGTCACCATGTCTGCCACCTTGTGGATGGCAAAACGCGCGCGTATCGAACAGGCGCTGGCCGCACTGGGCAGGCAACGCGAATGA
- a CDS encoding capsular biosynthesis protein: protein MIRRSVTQGWLSAGWLQALLAGSLISGAACAAAPANFSTTADGTAFYPFAIDEDALTGAPDMSRLNQPLTPAAKITARDGHFWSVGADGKPGTADDARVRLFGASLSFSANFPTAADAPRLASRLRKLGFNAVRLHHLDSLPGTATAPPNSILTPGPYPSFNPEAVNRLKNLIGALSAQGIYVNLNLRVGYRFRPDVDQVPALPADAPTGASAHSYWPRMIELQERYARELIRALGLRGNPALAMVEISNESSLVWAWQQRKWAAMVPPAYSDELLARWQTWLVQRYGSIGQACTAWDTCPASQTSVPLLSPDDAVGGDRMIDGVQRRVGRMADRLFGNDKSKPTGAALRTQDFLSFLADTDRVYFDRLRRVVHEETDTQVPVTGTQMAFGGVSNFDANAGMDYIDEHFYVDHPESGPDWQRDWYIRNLAATGDAMQRIQAISFRRDSRKPFVVSEFNQPYPNRHGAEILPVMAIVASMQDWDGLFFFDYAQEADWPKAPTSFSLTGNWGQLALAGQSAAVFREAQATPLSTRLDIPLGPDARRAIAADPSYGALEAYLANKQDITSARGWRESMAIKLDPSASAATNVVAKPVAPYSSPDEQVRFDPQRQVLEFRGKQSWGVFGTPGDARVGDDALGARVAASPTQYATLLVTALDAQPLPDSRRLLVTVGGATTGTQPGSQPLRPKGLVRHRAARDTWAIEPDPAVTPSPSGPRASQAPAWVSRTETTLDWRTPARSLTVYPLNGAGKRQAPMAGNLASIDNGRATIRLHTSAALASPWYEVVLEGNR from the coding sequence ATGATCCGGCGATCTGTGACCCAAGGGTGGCTATCGGCCGGCTGGCTGCAGGCGCTGTTGGCAGGAAGCCTGATCAGCGGCGCTGCATGCGCGGCAGCCCCCGCCAACTTCAGCACCACCGCCGACGGCACGGCCTTCTATCCGTTTGCCATCGACGAAGATGCACTGACGGGCGCACCTGACATGTCGCGCCTGAATCAGCCGCTGACCCCTGCGGCCAAGATCACCGCGCGCGACGGGCATTTCTGGTCTGTCGGGGCCGATGGCAAACCGGGAACGGCCGACGATGCGCGGGTGCGCCTGTTCGGTGCCAGCCTGAGCTTCTCGGCCAATTTCCCCACTGCGGCGGACGCGCCACGCTTGGCCAGTCGCTTGCGCAAGCTGGGCTTCAATGCAGTGCGTCTGCACCACCTGGACTCGCTTCCCGGCACCGCCACCGCACCACCCAATAGCATTCTGACGCCCGGCCCCTACCCAAGCTTCAACCCGGAAGCGGTGAACCGGCTGAAGAACCTGATCGGTGCGCTGTCTGCTCAGGGTATCTACGTCAATCTGAACCTGCGGGTGGGATATCGGTTCCGCCCTGACGTCGATCAGGTGCCCGCACTGCCTGCCGATGCGCCCACCGGTGCGTCGGCGCACAGTTATTGGCCGCGCATGATTGAGCTGCAGGAACGCTATGCGCGCGAGCTGATCCGTGCGCTGGGTCTGCGCGGCAATCCTGCCTTGGCAATGGTCGAAATCAGCAACGAGTCTTCGCTGGTGTGGGCGTGGCAGCAGCGCAAATGGGCGGCGATGGTGCCTCCCGCCTATTCGGACGAATTGCTTGCGCGCTGGCAGACGTGGCTGGTGCAGCGTTACGGGTCGATAGGTCAGGCGTGCACCGCCTGGGATACGTGCCCGGCCAGCCAGACCAGCGTGCCGCTGCTGTCGCCAGACGATGCCGTCGGCGGCGACCGGATGATCGATGGCGTGCAGCGCCGGGTCGGCCGCATGGCTGATCGCCTGTTCGGCAACGACAAGAGCAAGCCCACCGGCGCGGCCTTGCGCACGCAGGACTTCCTGAGTTTCCTGGCCGACACCGACCGCGTCTATTTCGACCGTTTGCGCCGTGTGGTGCACGAAGAAACCGATACGCAGGTGCCTGTCACCGGTACCCAGATGGCGTTCGGGGGCGTGTCCAATTTCGACGCCAATGCCGGCATGGACTACATCGACGAACACTTCTACGTCGATCACCCGGAATCCGGTCCGGACTGGCAGCGCGACTGGTACATCCGCAATCTTGCCGCCACGGGTGACGCCATGCAGCGCATTCAGGCGATCTCATTCCGGCGAGACAGCCGCAAGCCCTTCGTGGTCAGCGAGTTCAACCAGCCTTATCCGAACCGCCACGGCGCAGAGATTTTGCCGGTGATGGCCATTGTGGCGTCCATGCAGGATTGGGACGGTCTGTTCTTCTTCGACTACGCCCAGGAAGCCGACTGGCCAAAAGCGCCCACCAGTTTCTCGCTGACGGGCAACTGGGGCCAATTGGCCCTGGCCGGGCAAAGCGCAGCAGTGTTCCGCGAGGCGCAGGCAACGCCTTTGAGCACCCGTCTGGACATTCCGCTGGGGCCGGACGCACGCCGTGCCATCGCCGCCGACCCAAGCTACGGCGCGCTGGAAGCCTATCTGGCCAACAAACAAGACATCACATCGGCCCGTGGGTGGCGCGAGTCGATGGCGATCAAGCTTGATCCGTCTGCCAGTGCGGCGACGAACGTCGTGGCCAAACCCGTCGCCCCCTATTCCAGCCCGGATGAGCAGGTGCGCTTTGATCCGCAGCGCCAGGTACTGGAATTCCGTGGCAAACAAAGCTGGGGCGTCTTTGGCACCCCGGGCGATGCGCGGGTTGGTGACGATGCCCTGGGCGCTCGCGTTGCTGCGTCCCCCACGCAATACGCCACCTTGCTGGTCACCGCTCTGGACGCCCAGCCGCTGCCGGACTCTCGCCGCCTGCTGGTGACGGTTGGCGGTGCCACCACCGGCACCCAACCTGGCTCGCAGCCGCTGCGGCCCAAGGGGCTGGTGCGCCACCGGGCAGCACGCGACACCTGGGCCATCGAACCCGACCCGGCTGTCACCCCCTCCCCCAGCGGCCCACGCGCCAGTCAGGCACCTGCATGGGTCTCGCGCACCGAGACCACGCTGGACTGGCGCACGCCAGCACGCAGCCTGACCGTCTATCCGCTCAATGGCGCAGGCAAGCGCCAGGCACCCATGGCCGGCAATCTGGCCAGCATCGACAACGGCCGCGCCACGATCCGTCTGCATACCAGCGCCGCGCTGGCCAGCCCCTGGTATGAAGTCGTGCTGGAGGGCAACCGATGA